Proteins from a genomic interval of Rhodococcus rhodochrous:
- a CDS encoding FAD-dependent oxidoreductase has protein sequence MTSSLECDVLVVGGGAGALTGALTAATLGLDVILAEKTEYLGGTAAYAGAGLWLPLNKVSAAAFADSREEVDAYVAATTDDTGFADLREAYLDAAPEMIDFLLQDRSLDFYWRAFPDYYPDAPGYKPQGRAIFPKPLPAFALSGVMRMIRPELPLIRGGHKIGKTVEGGRVLLGRLIQACMRAGVRIELESPLLELETREGTVVGARLGGRDGDMRVRARAGVLLAAGGFDHDIEMRKREGHPVEPGWQMGAPGSTGEVLAEARRIGAGAELLHEAWWTPAFHTPLGPSFRVRERGHPGSIVVNQDGRRFCNESLPYDRIGRAFRAGVLDGTLTLPAWFIVDQSYVDRYGLNGVPPRAPVPEEWLAGGFAYREDTLEKLASSLGIPADNFVETVERFNKFAETGVDEEFGRGDNAFDAFFGDPDVYPNPALSPLEKGPFYALPMVLSDLGTKGGLRADPHARVLDESGEPITGLYAAGNIMASWTGSCYPGPGAPIGSSMVFGYLAARHMVNRMAA, from the coding sequence ATGACATCGTCGCTCGAGTGCGATGTCCTCGTGGTCGGCGGCGGTGCGGGCGCACTCACAGGCGCTCTCACCGCCGCGACCCTCGGACTCGACGTGATTCTCGCGGAGAAGACCGAGTACCTCGGCGGTACAGCCGCTTACGCCGGAGCCGGATTGTGGTTACCACTGAACAAGGTTTCCGCCGCGGCCTTCGCAGATAGCCGGGAGGAAGTCGATGCGTATGTCGCCGCGACAACCGATGACACCGGTTTCGCCGACCTGCGCGAAGCGTATCTCGATGCCGCGCCGGAGATGATCGACTTCCTCCTGCAGGATCGCTCTCTGGATTTCTACTGGCGAGCCTTCCCCGACTATTACCCCGACGCCCCGGGGTACAAGCCGCAAGGACGCGCAATCTTCCCGAAGCCGCTACCTGCCTTCGCGTTGAGTGGTGTGATGCGGATGATCCGACCGGAACTTCCGCTGATCCGCGGTGGCCACAAGATCGGCAAGACGGTCGAAGGGGGACGTGTCCTGCTGGGCCGCCTCATCCAGGCTTGTATGCGTGCCGGTGTTCGGATCGAACTCGAGTCGCCCTTGCTCGAGCTCGAAACCCGGGAGGGCACGGTCGTCGGTGCACGCCTGGGCGGACGCGACGGTGACATGCGCGTACGTGCGCGTGCCGGGGTTCTGTTGGCAGCGGGCGGTTTCGACCATGACATCGAGATGCGTAAGCGCGAGGGGCATCCGGTCGAGCCGGGATGGCAGATGGGCGCTCCGGGCAGTACCGGTGAAGTTCTCGCCGAGGCCCGACGTATCGGTGCCGGGGCCGAGTTGCTGCACGAAGCCTGGTGGACACCGGCCTTTCACACTCCGCTCGGTCCGTCCTTCCGTGTCCGGGAACGTGGACACCCTGGCTCGATCGTCGTCAATCAGGACGGACGTCGCTTCTGCAATGAATCGCTACCCTACGACCGGATCGGGCGGGCGTTTCGCGCCGGCGTGCTCGACGGCACCTTGACACTGCCCGCCTGGTTCATTGTCGATCAGTCGTACGTGGACCGTTACGGTCTCAATGGTGTGCCGCCCCGTGCGCCGGTTCCGGAAGAGTGGCTTGCGGGTGGCTTCGCGTATCGCGAAGACACGCTCGAAAAGCTCGCAAGTTCCTTGGGGATACCCGCGGACAATTTCGTCGAGACCGTGGAGCGGTTCAACAAATTCGCCGAAACCGGTGTCGACGAGGAGTTCGGTCGCGGCGACAATGCGTTCGATGCGTTCTTCGGCGATCCCGACGTGTACCCGAACCCTGCACTCTCACCACTGGAAAAGGGTCCGTTCTACGCCTTACCGATGGTGCTCAGCGATCTGGGTACCAAAGGCGGGCTACGCGCCGACCCGCATGCTCGCGTACTCGACGAATCGGGCGAGCCGATCACGGGTCTGTACGCCGCCGGAAACATCATGGCGTCGTGGACGGGTTCCTGCTATCCGGGTCCCGGCGCCCCGATCGGTTCGTCCATGGTCTTCGGCTATCTCGCGGCCCGACACATGGTGAACAGGATGGCGGCATGA
- a CDS encoding VOC family protein, producing the protein MTIHSLGYLRLTSVDVDAWTRFGTDVLGMTAQRSPQGGVAFRMDEHAARLEIVPGDASAVAGIGFEVENRGVLDLLAADLTSRGFEVRSGTSAECDARRVRDVRLVKDPFGMPLELYSGPSLVHDPLETRHVREFVTGDLGMGHVVFGGPEADDALTFYRDVLGFVDRNTMRAMGPDGRRGDERITFLGCNRRHHTVALMKRPAPAQLIHFMVEVGSIDDVGRAYDRALDSGIPQRLSLGRHSNDGMVSFYSTTPDGFTVEVGCEGRLIEPGTPTYETTATSYWGHRKVSA; encoded by the coding sequence ATGACGATCCACTCGCTCGGCTATCTCCGTCTCACTTCGGTCGACGTCGACGCGTGGACTCGCTTCGGGACCGACGTCCTGGGGATGACCGCGCAACGGTCTCCCCAGGGCGGGGTCGCCTTCCGGATGGACGAGCACGCTGCTCGCCTGGAGATCGTTCCCGGAGATGCGAGCGCTGTCGCCGGTATCGGTTTCGAAGTGGAAAACCGCGGGGTGCTCGACCTTCTCGCCGCCGATCTGACGAGCCGCGGATTCGAGGTCCGGAGCGGGACCTCCGCGGAATGCGACGCCCGCAGAGTGCGTGATGTGCGGCTGGTGAAGGACCCGTTCGGAATGCCGCTCGAGCTGTACAGTGGGCCCTCGCTGGTGCACGATCCGCTCGAAACCCGTCATGTGCGCGAGTTCGTCACCGGTGATCTCGGAATGGGCCACGTCGTCTTCGGCGGCCCCGAGGCCGATGACGCCTTGACGTTCTACCGGGACGTTCTCGGCTTCGTCGACCGCAACACCATGCGTGCGATGGGGCCGGATGGTAGACGGGGTGACGAGCGGATCACCTTCCTCGGCTGCAACCGTCGCCATCACACGGTGGCGCTGATGAAACGGCCGGCGCCCGCGCAGTTGATCCACTTCATGGTGGAGGTCGGTTCGATCGACGACGTCGGCCGTGCGTACGACCGCGCACTCGACTCCGGTATCCCGCAGCGCCTTTCGTTGGGCCGGCACAGCAACGACGGGATGGTCTCGTTCTATTCGACGACCCCCGATGGTTTCACCGTCGAGGTCGGATGCGAAGGGCGCCTGATCGAACCCGGGACACCGACCTACGAAACCACTGCCACCAGCTACTGGGGGCACAGAAAGGTAAGTGCATGA
- a CDS encoding amidohydrolase family protein has product MSTKKNYTIVSADTHAGADLWEYKQYLASSWHEEFDEWAKAYSSPWDDLVNDTAARNWDSELRRKQMEEDGVVGEVIFPNTIPPFFPSIVNVVPLPTTQEQYDRRWAGIQAHNRWLVDFCKELPVQRRGMIQVFPHQVEDAVKEIYWAAETGVIGGVVIPASPPNHPTVLPHYTGHYDPVWRAVEETGLVVGTHSGSGEPEYPEDPATSAVMLYEFGLFTNRTLSHMLIGGVFEKFPNLKFSMTEQGVKWVLETLHKLEVQFSAVSDRPWLEMFVKQAFDKLTLRPSEYFARNCFVGASTIRPGEVQPALGLGPGNVMWGSDYPHREGTAPYTREHLRVALADVEEADARRLLGETCANLYGFDLAALDKIAERVGPSVEELRVPLASEDYPRDCEWFQDAMQTLAR; this is encoded by the coding sequence ATGAGCACCAAGAAGAACTACACCATCGTTTCGGCCGACACCCATGCCGGCGCAGATCTGTGGGAATACAAGCAGTACCTCGCCTCGAGCTGGCACGAAGAGTTCGACGAGTGGGCCAAGGCATACTCGAGCCCCTGGGACGACCTGGTCAACGACACCGCCGCCCGCAACTGGGACAGTGAACTTCGCCGCAAGCAGATGGAAGAGGACGGCGTCGTCGGCGAGGTGATCTTCCCGAACACCATCCCGCCCTTCTTCCCGTCGATCGTCAACGTGGTGCCGCTGCCCACCACGCAGGAGCAGTACGACCGCCGCTGGGCCGGCATCCAGGCGCACAACCGCTGGCTCGTCGACTTCTGCAAGGAGCTCCCGGTCCAGCGTCGCGGCATGATCCAGGTGTTCCCGCACCAGGTCGAGGACGCGGTCAAGGAGATCTACTGGGCGGCCGAGACCGGCGTCATCGGTGGCGTGGTCATCCCCGCCAGCCCGCCGAACCACCCGACCGTCCTTCCGCACTACACCGGCCACTACGACCCGGTCTGGCGCGCAGTCGAGGAGACCGGTCTCGTCGTCGGCACCCACTCCGGTTCCGGTGAGCCCGAGTACCCGGAGGACCCGGCCACGTCGGCCGTCATGCTCTACGAGTTCGGTCTGTTCACCAACCGCACTCTCTCGCACATGCTCATCGGCGGTGTCTTCGAGAAGTTCCCGAACCTGAAGTTCTCGATGACCGAGCAGGGCGTCAAGTGGGTCCTCGAGACGCTGCACAAGCTCGAGGTGCAGTTCTCCGCAGTCTCCGATCGGCCGTGGTTGGAGATGTTCGTCAAGCAGGCGTTCGACAAGCTGACGCTGCGCCCGAGCGAGTACTTCGCCCGCAACTGCTTCGTCGGTGCCAGCACCATCCGACCCGGCGAGGTTCAGCCGGCCCTCGGCCTCGGTCCCGGAAACGTGATGTGGGGCAGCGACTACCCGCACCGTGAGGGAACCGCGCCTTACACCCGCGAGCACCTCCGTGTCGCGCTGGCCGACGTGGAAGAGGCAGACGCCCGCCGTCTGCTCGGCGAGACCTGCGCCAACCTCTACGGGTTCGATCTCGCTGCGCTCGACAAGATCGCCGAGCGGGTCGGTCCCAGTGTCGAGGAACTGAGGGTTCCGCTGGCCTCCGAGGACTACCCGCGTGACTGCGAGTGGTTCCAGGACGCCATGCAGACCCTCGCGCGGTGA
- the hsaA gene encoding 3-hydroxy-9,10-secoandrosta-1,3,5(10)-triene-9,17-dione monooxygenase oxygenase subunit, which translates to MLEAVEGMLPGIGERTAQADAERRLPDATVKEIANSGVMRLLQPKAFGGYEASPVAFYEAVLAIAERCGSTAWVTGVVGVHNWQLGLYDEKLQQEIWGENQDTWTSSSYMPGGKLTRVPGGFELTGRWSFSSGSDHCQWAILGALEMQEDGPPTTYNVVVPRTDYVVEDVWHTVGLRGTGSNDIVIDGAFVPDYRALTKTQVYTNDAPGRALNTSPLFGMPFTTLFPSAITSPVIGMAKGLIDLALEYQGTRVSRAHGKMLDADPYSVAALGGAASIVDACRRQLLGNIGDIYETLMAGGTPTTDQRSTARRDQVLGTVRCVAAIDDIYDRQGAAVIREDHPMARFWRDAHTAKHHTINTNERTLHSWAHNAMGLGPSESIV; encoded by the coding sequence GTGCTGGAGGCCGTAGAAGGCATGCTTCCCGGGATCGGCGAGCGTACCGCTCAGGCCGATGCCGAGCGTCGTCTCCCGGACGCCACGGTGAAGGAGATCGCGAACAGCGGTGTGATGCGTCTGCTGCAGCCCAAGGCATTCGGTGGATACGAAGCAAGCCCGGTAGCGTTCTACGAAGCAGTGCTTGCGATTGCCGAGCGTTGCGGTTCCACCGCATGGGTGACCGGCGTTGTCGGTGTACACAACTGGCAGCTCGGCCTTTACGACGAGAAGCTCCAGCAGGAAATCTGGGGAGAGAACCAGGACACCTGGACCAGTTCGTCCTACATGCCCGGTGGCAAATTGACGCGAGTGCCCGGCGGATTCGAGCTCACGGGTCGATGGAGCTTCTCCTCGGGTAGCGACCATTGCCAGTGGGCCATCCTCGGAGCTCTCGAGATGCAGGAGGACGGCCCGCCGACCACCTACAACGTGGTGGTGCCGCGAACCGACTACGTCGTCGAGGATGTCTGGCACACAGTGGGTCTGCGTGGCACCGGCAGTAACGACATCGTCATCGACGGTGCCTTCGTCCCGGATTACCGGGCACTGACCAAGACGCAGGTCTACACCAACGATGCACCGGGACGCGCGCTCAACACCTCACCGCTGTTCGGCATGCCGTTCACGACACTGTTTCCCAGTGCAATCACCAGCCCCGTCATCGGTATGGCGAAGGGCCTCATCGACCTCGCGCTGGAGTACCAGGGCACTCGTGTCAGCCGGGCACACGGCAAGATGCTCGACGCCGACCCTTACTCGGTGGCCGCTCTCGGTGGAGCCGCGAGCATCGTCGATGCGTGCCGGCGGCAGTTGCTCGGCAACATCGGTGACATCTACGAGACGTTGATGGCGGGTGGAACCCCTACAACCGACCAGCGTTCCACGGCACGCCGGGATCAAGTGCTCGGCACCGTTCGGTGTGTTGCCGCCATCGACGACATCTACGACCGCCAGGGTGCCGCGGTGATCCGCGAAGACCACCCTATGGCCCGTTTCTGGCGGGACGCGCACACGGCCAAGCATCACACCATCAATACGAACGAACGAACCCTGCACAGCTGGGCGCACAACGCCATGGGGCTGGGCCCGAGCGAATCGATCGTCTGA
- a CDS encoding FadR/GntR family transcriptional regulator, with the protein MPAEEANKPTTRKPVRSESSPVPSLRRPQKMSEYTARQVVADIVESGLGAGDRLPAVASMAEHYGVGYASVREALRMLESIGLIKVRPGPNGGPVVNDRDGAEFSSVIRLYCQIMGVTYRHIIGARQALEPILVRELATDSAPEVRRALLDITSRNPEPGAIFRAQAHGFHDLIASYSVANPVLSLFARAVCQIYREFIRAEGPSTEPADRPEILAEHRAIAEAVAAGDGTRAEELMVKHMADLAEYVETHYAMALDSVIEWV; encoded by the coding sequence ATGCCTGCCGAAGAGGCGAACAAGCCCACCACGCGGAAGCCGGTACGCAGCGAATCGAGTCCCGTACCCTCCCTGCGCCGCCCGCAGAAGATGTCGGAGTACACCGCGCGTCAGGTGGTGGCCGACATCGTGGAGTCGGGTCTCGGCGCCGGCGACCGGCTTCCCGCGGTGGCTTCCATGGCCGAGCACTACGGGGTGGGATACGCCTCGGTTCGCGAAGCTCTGCGCATGCTCGAATCGATCGGATTGATCAAGGTCCGGCCCGGACCCAACGGTGGACCGGTCGTCAACGATCGCGACGGCGCGGAGTTCAGCTCGGTCATCCGCCTCTACTGCCAGATCATGGGCGTCACCTACCGCCACATCATCGGCGCGCGGCAGGCACTCGAGCCGATACTGGTGCGCGAGCTGGCAACCGACAGCGCCCCGGAAGTCCGCCGGGCTCTGCTCGACATCACGAGCCGAAACCCGGAACCCGGGGCCATCTTTCGTGCGCAAGCACACGGATTCCACGACCTGATCGCCAGTTACTCGGTGGCGAACCCGGTGCTGAGCCTGTTCGCACGCGCTGTCTGCCAGATCTATCGGGAATTCATCCGCGCGGAAGGCCCCAGTACGGAACCGGCGGATCGTCCCGAGATCCTCGCCGAGCATCGGGCCATCGCGGAGGCCGTGGCCGCCGGCGACGGAACGCGTGCCGAGGAACTGATGGTCAAGCACATGGCCGATCTCGCCGAGTACGTCGAGACGCACTACGCGATGGCTCTCGACTCCGTCATCGAATGGGTCTGA
- a CDS encoding CaiB/BaiF CoA transferase family protein produces MPGPLDGLLVIDASWGMPSSITSLLLADYGAHVVKVERPGGGIDATAPERKMWDRGKWSIVLDPENPDDAETLRQLLRRADVFIESYGVARSKELGLDYEDLRVLNPRLLHLSTTAYGRSGPWQDRPGYEALVAARMGFMAEQPGHRKGPIFLGHPSIGYTTGFLGAIGILAGLRARRVTGRGQRVDVSILDGVLGQAPMNWWFTSKDESYLDTEEKGHFGHRRVLIDLFECGDGEYLMIHTGGNGAFKAAMEVLGVGEHFQTVTGKVEMAVPLNEEEFRIARQEVPQIWKTRPRDEWLELLRARDVAVVPVLRPGEILEHEQVRHAGLVMDMPDDEHGTLRQVAPVIKFSTAAPELPEPAPAVGQHQEKLSELLGLEPKAAESGRDLDHPLTGLRILDLSQFMAAAYGAKYLSDLGADVIKIEPPIGDTMRSLPDPFEACQRGKRAIVLDLTTEEGKSHFLRLLDTADVVVHNQRPGKAEKLGVDYETLRKIKPDLIYCYQPGWGADGPWAMEKSFAPLLSALTGLMYVASGAGNKPVRRARASEDYYGGFLGATGILMALEHRARTGEGQFILAPQLHASLFAVSEHMTDGDHKPLDTARLDAHQLGLSPTYRLFETSDGWVCVAAVGQRAQDRLRDALRSVGADTGGPNGEEALGAALETHLSGLDTTSATEWLDSHSIANEVARDTPYMPEFFWQEWAVESGHVFEHLEHADWGYIREVGLTVRLSETPGRKTGPGPTLGQHTAEVLDSLQA; encoded by the coding sequence ATGCCCGGGCCGCTCGACGGACTGCTCGTCATCGATGCTTCATGGGGGATGCCCTCCTCCATAACCTCGCTGCTGTTGGCTGACTATGGCGCGCATGTCGTGAAGGTCGAGCGGCCGGGCGGTGGTATCGACGCCACCGCCCCGGAACGCAAGATGTGGGATCGCGGCAAGTGGAGCATCGTGCTCGATCCCGAAAACCCCGACGACGCCGAGACTCTGCGGCAACTGCTGCGCCGCGCAGATGTCTTCATCGAGTCCTACGGTGTCGCACGGAGCAAGGAGCTCGGCCTCGACTACGAGGACCTTCGTGTCCTCAACCCGAGGTTGCTCCACCTGTCCACCACGGCATACGGCCGGTCCGGGCCGTGGCAGGACCGGCCCGGTTACGAAGCGCTGGTCGCCGCCCGGATGGGATTCATGGCCGAGCAGCCCGGGCACCGGAAGGGTCCGATCTTCCTGGGGCACCCCAGTATCGGGTACACCACCGGATTCCTCGGAGCGATCGGCATTCTCGCCGGCCTGCGCGCCCGTCGCGTGACCGGACGAGGACAACGCGTCGACGTCTCCATCCTCGACGGTGTGCTCGGGCAGGCACCGATGAACTGGTGGTTCACCTCGAAGGACGAGTCCTACCTCGACACCGAGGAAAAAGGCCACTTCGGTCATCGCCGCGTGCTCATCGACCTGTTCGAGTGCGGTGACGGCGAGTACCTCATGATCCACACCGGCGGCAACGGAGCCTTCAAGGCCGCCATGGAGGTACTGGGGGTGGGTGAGCACTTCCAGACGGTGACCGGCAAGGTCGAGATGGCGGTGCCGCTGAACGAAGAGGAGTTCCGGATCGCCCGGCAGGAGGTGCCGCAGATCTGGAAGACACGTCCTCGCGACGAATGGCTCGAGTTGCTGCGCGCTCGTGACGTGGCGGTCGTCCCCGTGCTGCGTCCCGGCGAGATCCTCGAACACGAGCAGGTGCGGCACGCCGGCCTCGTCATGGACATGCCCGACGACGAACACGGAACACTGCGGCAGGTCGCGCCGGTGATCAAGTTCTCGACCGCCGCCCCCGAACTTCCCGAACCCGCCCCGGCGGTCGGGCAGCACCAGGAGAAATTGTCCGAGCTGCTCGGTCTCGAACCGAAGGCGGCCGAGTCGGGCCGAGACCTCGATCATCCGCTGACGGGCCTGCGCATCCTCGATCTCAGCCAGTTCATGGCTGCTGCCTACGGCGCGAAGTATCTGTCGGATCTGGGCGCGGACGTCATCAAGATCGAACCGCCCATCGGCGATACGATGCGCTCGCTGCCCGACCCGTTCGAGGCCTGCCAGCGAGGCAAGCGCGCCATCGTCCTCGACCTCACGACCGAGGAAGGCAAGAGTCACTTCCTGCGTCTGCTCGACACCGCCGACGTCGTCGTCCACAACCAGCGTCCCGGCAAGGCCGAGAAGCTCGGCGTCGATTACGAGACACTGCGCAAGATCAAGCCCGACCTCATCTACTGCTACCAGCCCGGCTGGGGCGCCGACGGACCGTGGGCGATGGAAAAGAGCTTCGCCCCGCTGCTCTCGGCACTGACCGGACTGATGTACGTTGCCTCCGGAGCCGGCAACAAGCCCGTGCGCCGGGCGCGAGCGAGCGAGGACTACTACGGCGGATTCCTGGGAGCCACCGGCATCCTGATGGCCCTCGAACACCGCGCCCGCACCGGAGAAGGCCAGTTCATCCTGGCCCCGCAGTTGCACGCCAGCCTCTTCGCGGTCAGCGAGCACATGACCGACGGCGATCACAAGCCGTTGGATACGGCTCGTCTCGACGCACACCAGCTGGGGCTCTCGCCGACCTACCGGCTCTTCGAGACGAGCGACGGCTGGGTCTGCGTCGCAGCGGTCGGGCAGCGCGCGCAGGATCGCCTGCGCGACGCACTGCGCTCGGTGGGCGCCGATACCGGCGGCCCGAACGGCGAAGAAGCACTCGGTGCGGCCCTGGAGACCCACCTGTCCGGTTTGGACACGACCTCCGCGACCGAATGGCTCGACTCGCATAGTATTGCCAACGAAGTGGCGCGGGACACACCCTATATGCCGGAATTCTTCTGGCAGGAATGGGCGGTGGAATCGGGTCACGTCTTCGAACACCTAGAGCACGCGGACTGGGGTTACATCAGGGAAGTGGGCTTGACCGTGAGGTTGTCCGAGACGCCCGGTCGGAAGACCGGCCCCGGACCCACCCTCGGACAGCACACCGCAGAGGTACTCGACTCTCTGCAGGCCTGA
- a CDS encoding amidohydrolase family protein: MRKLFSVDDHIVEPRDTWTSRVPARFKDRAPRVLEDENGAEYWMYEDTRHTYLGLNAVAGKPQEEWGREPMRFEDMIPGCYDAAARKTDFERAGIMSSLSFPTLPRFGGALFINFQDKELADYCVKAWNDFMYDWHLVAPEMYVPMAIIQLWDIEAAVKEIKRNLERGFRAITIPEETSNLGLPSYYSDYWNPIWEICESEGIPVCMHIASSGWKAYRPPESSAALEIALSMTQTITHAVGMMYGPVARKYPKIKLVYSEGGIGWVPVTLERADRQYGLHKYWGDLDQSLTPSQICKRNMWFCMIDEPYGLANRHEIGLDKIFWECDYPHANCIWDETQPKVEELFADIPDDEAEMILYKNAEKMFNWKVPEIPEWAREAHIPTLVSK, translated from the coding sequence ATGCGCAAATTGTTCAGCGTCGACGATCATATCGTCGAACCGCGCGACACCTGGACTTCGCGGGTACCCGCGCGGTTCAAGGACCGCGCCCCACGTGTTCTCGAGGACGAGAACGGTGCCGAGTACTGGATGTACGAGGACACTCGCCACACCTACCTGGGTCTCAACGCCGTTGCGGGCAAGCCGCAGGAGGAGTGGGGCCGGGAGCCGATGCGATTCGAGGACATGATCCCGGGTTGCTACGACGCGGCTGCTCGTAAGACGGACTTCGAGCGGGCCGGCATCATGTCGAGCCTGAGCTTCCCGACCCTTCCGCGCTTCGGTGGTGCCCTGTTCATCAACTTCCAGGACAAGGAACTCGCAGACTACTGCGTGAAGGCCTGGAACGACTTCATGTACGACTGGCACCTCGTCGCACCCGAGATGTATGTGCCGATGGCGATCATCCAGCTCTGGGACATCGAAGCTGCCGTCAAGGAGATCAAGCGCAACCTCGAGCGCGGCTTCCGGGCGATCACCATCCCCGAGGAGACCAGCAACCTCGGCCTGCCGTCCTACTACTCGGACTACTGGAACCCGATCTGGGAAATCTGCGAATCCGAAGGCATTCCTGTCTGCATGCACATCGCGTCCAGTGGCTGGAAGGCGTACCGCCCGCCGGAGTCCTCGGCGGCGCTCGAGATCGCACTGAGCATGACGCAGACCATCACCCACGCTGTCGGCATGATGTACGGCCCGGTGGCTCGTAAGTACCCGAAGATCAAGCTCGTGTACTCCGAGGGTGGAATCGGCTGGGTGCCGGTCACTCTCGAGCGTGCCGATCGCCAGTACGGTCTTCACAAGTACTGGGGCGACCTGGACCAGAGCCTGACGCCGTCGCAGATCTGCAAGCGCAACATGTGGTTCTGCATGATCGACGAGCCGTACGGCCTGGCCAACCGCCACGAGATCGGTCTCGACAAGATCTTCTGGGAGTGCGACTACCCGCACGCCAACTGCATCTGGGACGAAACTCAGCCGAAGGTGGAGGAACTCTTCGCGGACATCCCCGACGACGAAGCGGAGATGATCCTCTACAAGAACGCCGAGAAGATGTTCAACTGGAAGGTCCCGGAAATCCCGGAATGGGCTCGCGAAGCCCATATTCCGACCTTGGTTTCGAAGTAA
- a CDS encoding CaiB/BaiF CoA transferase family protein, which translates to MSHSNPSGRGWPRVVDFSTHFSGPMASRALVHFGADVVKVENPRGGDGNRQVGNPFAGTSDVHHALNAGTRSIALDRRSATWPTAVAALARWADVVIVGARPEDARKRGVDAETLLAANPELVYCSVTGYGDDGPWAAMPAHGLQPDVMAGLVEVEWHDGMPRVPASYQAHGTALAGIWAALGIQAALLRRLRGASGQVVTVSIWEAALSWMWREAQAGLNDLPSRPSFQAMGSRYRMYPCGDGRVLLICPIERKYWERFVDIVGLPESYRTVGSWERGADYGAGRDDETAVIAAALGARPAHVWEKMFTEAGVPAAMVRTVREAVATDHAHHLGVSVPVSLPDATYTVPLTPVAVVPVDGDHPGSEEMAARRRQRGAGLTAAPELGADTVDVLIDLGLHDLATELAASHI; encoded by the coding sequence GTGTCACACTCGAACCCCTCGGGCCGCGGCTGGCCGCGCGTCGTCGACTTCTCCACCCACTTCAGTGGTCCGATGGCGAGCCGGGCACTGGTCCACTTCGGCGCCGACGTGGTCAAGGTCGAAAATCCGCGGGGCGGCGACGGCAACCGGCAGGTCGGCAATCCCTTCGCGGGAACATCCGACGTGCATCACGCACTCAACGCCGGCACGCGCAGCATCGCACTCGACCGGCGCTCCGCTACCTGGCCGACCGCCGTGGCGGCCCTGGCCCGGTGGGCCGACGTGGTGATCGTCGGTGCCCGACCCGAAGATGCCCGCAAGCGGGGCGTGGACGCCGAGACGCTGCTGGCTGCCAATCCCGAGCTCGTGTACTGCTCTGTGACGGGATACGGCGACGACGGTCCCTGGGCCGCGATGCCGGCCCACGGCCTCCAGCCCGACGTCATGGCCGGACTGGTCGAGGTCGAATGGCACGACGGGATGCCCCGTGTGCCCGCGTCGTACCAGGCACACGGCACCGCTCTCGCAGGCATCTGGGCGGCCCTGGGCATCCAGGCAGCCCTGCTCCGGCGCCTACGTGGCGCATCCGGTCAGGTCGTCACCGTTTCCATCTGGGAGGCGGCGCTGTCCTGGATGTGGCGCGAGGCGCAGGCCGGCCTGAACGACCTGCCGTCGCGCCCCTCCTTCCAGGCGATGGGTTCGCGCTACCGGATGTACCCCTGTGGCGACGGACGGGTCCTGCTCATCTGCCCCATCGAACGCAAGTACTGGGAACGCTTCGTCGACATCGTGGGCCTGCCCGAGTCCTACCGGACCGTCGGTTCGTGGGAACGCGGAGCCGACTACGGTGCCGGTCGCGACGACGAAACAGCCGTGATCGCAGCTGCTCTGGGTGCCCGCCCCGCGCACGTCTGGGAGAAGATGTTCACCGAGGCGGGAGTTCCCGCCGCGATGGTCCGCACCGTCCGCGAAGCGGTCGCCACCGATCATGCTCATCATCTCGGAGTGAGCGTTCCGGTGTCGCTGCCCGACGCGACGTACACCGTTCCGTTGACTCCGGTGGCGGTCGTTCCCGTGGACGGCGATCATCCCGGAAGCGAGGAGATGGCCGCACGCCGTCGACAGCGCGGAGCGGGCCTCACTGCGGCTCCGGAACTCGGAGCCGACACCGTCGATGTCCTCATCGACCTCGGACTACACGACCTGGCAACGGAACTCGCGGCCTCACATATCTGA